TGATGGAACGCTGCCCGTGTCGTAGGGCGATGACGGGAAGGAGGCGCTGTCTTCATCCTGGACATCAGTCGACAAAGCCGAGCGTTTCCTTCGCTTCATCAACGCCTTTCTCCTATCCAATTTGCCGTCTTCACTGACGCCATCGGTCGCCTTGCTCTTCCTCTTGTTATTGGATTTGCGTTTGGCCGGCAGCAGCAAAGCGTCTTCTTCCTGCGTCGCCTTCGAGCTGGAACGTCGGTTGTTGATGTTTCCGCGCGGAGTTTGGTGCGACGACGTTGGTGGTGGCGGAGGTCGCCAGTCGCCAGACTTGAGTAGCGAATCCACGTGGGCGCTGAGCGGAATGTCTTGCGGCAACGAGAGAACTGGATGGAAACCCCGGTCCGTCAGGCCGATTCGCTCTCTCAGAGTCATGCCATCCGGATCTACCGGCAGCAAATAGTTGTTCTTGCCATTGCACAGCACGCACGGCGTGTAGATACGCGACATGACGCAGCAACATCGCACAGTTGACGAATGACGACTCGGTTTACGGCCGCTGCCCGCTTGAATTTGCGACGCTCTAATCAACCGACGGTGGCGGAATCCtccgctactgctgctgctgctgccactggTTCCAGCCATGCTGACCAAAGGTCTAGTTCGACTGGATGAAGAAGGTAAAGAAGCAGTCGCATCCGCATCGGCTCCATCTGGGCTACAACTACCAGGCTCGGCTTTGACCgggctggttgttgttgttggtgttgcacTACCGGTCAGTCCGTTGGCTGGGGCGAATTGGACGGGCCCTTTGGCTGCACGTAATTGCCGGTAGACATCCGTGTGTTGGCGGATGCGGTACTCGAGATCCGACACTTGCGCCTGTAACCAAGACCACCTGGCCGCTACCGCCGCCCGGTCACGTGCCCATCTCCATGCAGCTCGCTGATACCTGAGAaccaaaaatcaataaaacatttgacattatatatttgtgtgtgtttagtcTCTCCTATAGACGACGGATTACTCTTCCAAATTGATACAGCGGATGCTGAAAAGAGTATTGATCCAAAGTAATGCTAGTAGATGACATAAAAATAGTTTCGTTTCTTGGCAACGCCTTGTGAGAAAAGCAGAGCGAACGAAGCCAAAGGAGTGGCGAACATCGACCCAAGATGGCAGGTTCATCGATCCAccccaaacacaaaaatgcctaGACATGTTATTAGttgcctttcttcttcttcttctccttagtTGCAATTGCCAAGTAACTCGGATCCGTTTACCTTGGAAACGCCGCCGCCATCATCCCTGTGCGTGTATGTGATTGCTAAAATGTGCGCAGTAAATAGGTAAATACTTACGTAGAGACGGGTTTGGGAGCCGGAGTTGGTGGTCCACTGACTGGGGTAGAAATTGAACCTGCGTGACTGGAAGTAGAGGCAGCAGCAGAACCGGCTGCAGCAGCATCGTGAATTCCTCCCGCTTCGTTGCTGGTACTCGTCACGGTAGACGTAGGGGTCGGCAAAAACGGCTCGATAACAGCAGGAGGCGTCGTTTCGTCGTCACTTTCACCACCGGAACTGCTTTCCGTAGCGTCCGGATCATCATGACGCTGCAGGTAACGAAGTTGAGCCTCCCACAAACCGGCCACCTCTTCCAAAGTTTCAGCCATCTGACTGCTCAACTGCCGGCCTGTTGTTTGATTGTTGTTACTgccatgctgctgctgctgctggccagtggAAGGAGCCGTCGAGCGATTGGTAAGACCGAAATATCGCCGATTACTCAGGTAGGAAACGGGTGGAGCTTGGAGCCGACTGACAAGGTTGACTAAAGTGGCCGTTGGGATGTTACGGACTTCTTCGCGCGTCGGAAGCCGACCATCTTCTGCCCATCCGTAGAGATTGGACCCAGCGGCACCATGATGACCACCGCGTCCTTTGGCCCCAATTGATAGGGTCTCTTTGGCGTACGTCACAAAATGCGCCACTTGGTCGGCCACGTGTCGGCCGACGTGGCGCGACTGGAGCCGCCCGGCTCGCCTCAACAGCGTCTGGCATCTCGCttcaatttgttgttgtttggtgcGAGCCTCGGCCAGCCGGCGTTCCACTTCAGCCTCCTTGTCGATCACGGCCGGAGCAGTTTGTCCCGCACTGACCGGAAGGGTAGCAGCGTCCTCCATGACGGCAACAGCCGCATCGCGCAGGAGCTGCTGCTCTGCCACTGTGAGACCAATATCTGTACACTGATCGACTTCCATACTCTTGATGACATCGATCATGTCCTGGACGCTGTCCTCGGTCTCCTCACGACTTGATTCCTCGGCCGTGGTGGTGGTCGCTGTCCACTCGGGCGTCTTGCCGGGAGTCTGAACGACCATGGGAGGTGAGTCGAGATCCATTCGATCTCCTGGGGCTGTCGGATGCAGCCCCATGGTGGCGTTCCCGTTGAGTGAAGGCGTTGTTCCTCTACCACCACCGCTAGGGGGAGACGATCTGGGCGCAACGGCTGTAGCCGAAGTGATTATATTCGCCAGATCGGTACCTTGTCCAATCGTCGGGGGCGGCCCGGGTGCCGCCAAAGCCTTGTTGACAATG
The sequence above is drawn from the Daphnia pulicaria isolate SC F1-1A chromosome 1, SC_F0-13Bv2, whole genome shotgun sequence genome and encodes:
- the LOC124340255 gene encoding uncharacterized protein LOC124340255 isoform X1, whose protein sequence is MCVSVVCLQPQPQCPLRSSRKSTESSSSSSIIQQQSSRLLQSTRGEKSRSGRLVWSLGGPAASAMAPALTQATPHQRCCPLNSSPNVPPSLTLLPKSSHHSSSLKETREVWPSRCCGTNGPVTKSASTNTTRKCRKNSSSSAVVAVSGQEIARSDELTKSRGGGGGGGGGVADSQGNLDPPPTIVNKALAAPGPPPTIGQGTDLANIITSATAVAPRSSPPSGGGRGTTPSLNGNATMGLHPTAPGDRMDLDSPPMVVQTPGKTPEWTATTTTAEESSREETEDSVQDMIDVIKSMEVDQCTDIGLTVAEQQLLRDAAVAVMEDAATLPVSAGQTAPAVIDKEAEVERRLAEARTKQQQIEARCQTLLRRAGRLQSRHVGRHVADQVAHFVTYAKETLSIGAKGRGGHHGAAGSNLYGWAEDGRLPTREEVRNIPTATLVNLVSRLQAPPVSYLSNRRYFGLTNRSTAPSTGQQQQQHGSNNNQTTGRQLSSQMAETLEEVAGLWEAQLRYLQRHDDPDATESSSGGESDDETTPPAVIEPFLPTPTSTVTSTSNEAGGIHDAAAAGSAAASTSSHAGSISTPVSGPPTPAPKPVSTYQRAAWRWARDRAAVAARWSWLQAQVSDLEYRIRQHTDVYRQLRAAKGPVQFAPANGLTGSATPTTTTSPVKAEPGSCSPDGADADATASLPSSSSRTRPLVSMAGTSGSSSSSSGGFRHRRLIRASQIQAGSGRKPSRHSSTVRCCCVMSRIYTPCVLCNGKNNYLLPVDPDGMTLRERIGLTDRGFHPVLSLPQDIPLSAHVDSLLKSGDWRPPPPPTSSHQTPRGNINNRRSSSKATQEEDALLLPAKRKSNNKRKSKATDGVSEDGKLDRRKALMKRRKRSALSTDVQDEDSASFPSSPYDTGSVPSTPGRPGNHRNERSSVFQDLMRRRTSYDIDNIVIPYSMAATTRVERLQYKEIQTPKWRAVDEEELAAAQELLEEVEDVSEEACIARHDRSELEERRKFMSYLKQPAGVTRGRRRVDQIDRLDSRADQSSGANTPDPMSPMGSKATDGPMMDVDLPTDVDGERVAPADTSTADGSFTASAIKERRRTASLTKRDSSVWKFVQDDNSGMSWEMDEQFYTVAPYEPRLFPLPDSVFEQLVEEMPPEEDDELASSEGAVQRAGKREARSSECGGVAAGGVGGGVPVVIPSGATPTTTTSSVDDEAVTFVSESTSSPGADDLDVDDEDPNDPEWEGSQGSAPRSKKR
- the LOC124340255 gene encoding uncharacterized protein LOC124340255 isoform X2, with product MCVSVVCLQPQPQCPLRSSRKSTESSSSSSIIQQQSSRLLQSTRGEKSRSGRLVWSLGGPAASAMAPALTQATPHQRCCPLNSSPNVPPSLTLLPKSSHHSSSLKETREVWPSRCCGTNGPVTKSASTNTTRKCRKNSSSSAVVAVSGQEIARSDELTKSRGGGGGGGGGVADSQGNLDPPPTIVNKALAAPGPPPTIGQGTDLANIITSATAVAPRSSPPSGGGRGTTPSLNGNATMGLHPTAPGDRMDLDSPPMVVQTPGKTPEWTATTTTAEESSREETEDSVQDMIDVIKSMEVDQCTDIGLTVAEQQLLRDAAVAVMEDAATLPVSAGQTAPAVIDKEAEVERRLAEARTKQQQIEARCQTLLRRAGRLQSRHVGRHVADQVAHFVTYAKETLSIGAKGRGGHHGAAGSNLYGWAEDGRLPTREEVRNIPTATLVNLVSRLQAPPVSYLSNRRYFGLTNRSTAPSTGQQQQQHGSNNNQTTGRQLSSQMAETLEEVAGLWEAQLRYLQRHDDPDATESSSGGESDDETTPPAVIEPFLPTPTSTVTSTSNEAGGIHDAAAAGSAAASTSSHAGSISTPVSGPPTPAPKPVSTYQRAAWRWARDRAAVAARWSWLQAQVSDLEYRIRQHTDVYRQLRAAKGPVQFAPANGLTGSATPTTTTSPVKAEPGSCSPDGADADATASLPSSSSRTRPLVSMAGTSGSSSSSSGGFRHRRLIRASQIQAGSGRKPSRHSSTVRCCCVMSRIYTPCVLCNGKNNYLLPVDPDGMTLRERIGLTDRGFHPVLSLPQDIPLSAHVDSLLKSGDWRPPPPPTSSHQTPRGNINNRRSSSKATQEEDALLLPAKRKSNNKRKSKATDGVSEDGKLDRRKALMKRRKRSALSTDVQDEDSASFPSSPYDTGSVPSTPGRPGNHRNERSSVFQDLMRRRTSYDIDNIVIPYSMAATTRVERLQYKEIQTPKWRAVDEEELAAAQELLEEVEDVSEEACIARHDRSELEERRKFMSYLKQPAGVTRGRRRVDQIDRLDSRADQSSGANTPDPMSPMGSKATDGPMMDVDLPTDVDGERVAPADTSTADGSFTASAIKERRRTASLTKRDSSVWKFVQDDNSGMSWEMDEFYTVAPYEPRLFPLPDSVFEQLVEEMPPEEDDELASSEGAVQRAGKREARSSECGGVAAGGVGGGVPVVIPSGATPTTTTSSVDDEAVTFVSESTSSPGADDLDVDDEDPNDPEWEGSQGSAPRSKKR